AGTGGAGTGAAGATGAAGCAGAAATTCCTGCTGGAGTTACTGACACAATGTTAACAAAGACTGATTTCATTGAAGATAATGAaacaagaaacattttaaatgtTGCACCAGGTGAAGGAAACAAACCTCTGAGTATTTTCAGAGATCAGCATTCTGAGGAATTAGCATATCCTGGTATATTCCTTGGTCAAAAACGACCAGAAAATAAAGATAGACTTGTCAAAGTTCATTATAGTGATATTTGTAAATCAGAATTGAGAAGATCAGATAGAAGAGCTGCAATGTgtgttgaaaacatattttttaaagccaagaaacttcaaatgaaaattCTTCTGGGAAAATCACAAGTTGCCCTTAGAAAATGCAAAGGCAATAGCAGATCCTTAAATGCAGGGCAGCTTAAATGTGAAGGAGCAATAGAACGATTGATTCATCTTGATGAAGGATTTCAATTTCTTAGAGCACTGAGAGGGTCACCTCCATATtttgagaaagcaaaaaaagacttGTTTGCAATGATAAGACAATTAGGAccagcttctttgttttgtagtttctcTTCAGCAGAAACACAGTGGACTCATTTTCTTAAAATACTTCGTCAACTAGTTGATGACAAAGAATACAGTATTGCTGAGCTAGAAAATATGAACTGGGATGACAAATGCAGATTAATTCAAAGTGACCCAGTGACTTGTGCTAGACATTTTGATTATCAAATCAGTCAGTTTAtaactaattttcttttaaataaagcTCAACCATTAGGCAAAATTTCTGACTGGTTCTACAGAGTAGAATATCAGCAGCGGGGTTCACCCCACATTCACATGCTTATATGGCTTGAAGGTGCACCAGTATTTGGAGTTGACGATGATGTGCTTGTCACAAATTTTATTGATAATATCATTAGTTGTCAGTGGCCAGATAATAATACTGAATTACAAAAACTGGTAAACAGGCAAATCCATAGGCATACTCACACATGCAAGAAAAAGTCAAAGAATGAATGTCGCTTTAACTACCCCCAACCTCCTATGAGAGCAACTGAAATCCTTTATCCTTTAGAAAAAGACACATCGCCGTGTAAAATGAAACAGCTCAAGGAGACCTGGAAAACTATCAAGAAACAATTAAATGATTTAAAAGAAGGTGAATTTATGACGTTTGAGGAACTCCTTCTTAAGTTAAAAGTTACTGAAAGTGACTATCGCTTAGCTGTCAGGTCATCTCTTAATTCACCAACTgtttttttgaaaagacaacCAAATGAATTAAGAGTAAATAACTATAATCCTGCTTGTCTTCAGGCTTGGAGAGCAAACATGGATATTCAATTTATCCTTGATGTGTATGCGTGTGCAATGTATATAGTTTCATATATTTCTAAAGCACAAAAAGGAATGAGTGAACTTTTACGGCAAGCATGTGCTGAAGCCAGAAAAGGCAATTCTAGCATAAAACAACAAGTCAGAGACAttggaaacaaatttttaaatagTGTTGAAATCAGTGCTCAAGAAGCTGTTTATATAATTTTACAGCTTCCTATGAAGAAATCATCACGTGAAGTACTATTTATTAATACAGCTCCTCCCAATGAAAGAGTGCAACTTTTAAAACCAATAAATGACATCAAAGAAATGGAAGATGATTGTGAAGATGTATACAGTACTGGTCTTTTGCAGAGATATGTGAATCGCACTGCCAGTCTAGAACACTTGACCTTGGCAGATTGGGCTGCATGGTATGACTCATGTGGAAAACCATATGTAAGGAAATCTTTTATTAATGATTTGGACAACCTTCCTCTTGAAACAGctaatgatgatgaaaatgatgatgaactTTGCAATGAGAATACCATCACtgataaaaagaacaaaaaaagatcaAAAAGCCGAGTTATTAGGTGTGTTTGGTTTAATAAGGAAAAAGATCCAGAAAAGCACTACCGTGAGCTAATCATGCTCTTTACCCCatggagaaatgaagaaaaggaTTTGCTAGGTAGTTGCTCTTCCTATCAAGCACGCTTCTTTCTGGTAAAAGATATCATAAGCAAACAAATGGAACAGTACGTAATTTGCAGTGATGCCTTAGATAAAGTTCAAGAACAAATGATTGGTCttgatgaaaatgttgaaaaatatgACTCAATAGCACCATTTACACAAAATGTAGAATACCAAGATGAAGCCGAGGGTCTTCAAGACTTGCATCCTGATTTCAATGAAAACTATGATTTGTCAGATGACGTTGGAATTCCTTCTACAGCAACAAATACTGAACCATTAATATTAAATGAATTACAAGACCAAGATTACCGACAGTTAGTACAAACACTAAACAAGAAGCAAAAAGAATTTTTCTATCATATCTTGCATCTTATAAAAACATCTGACAAACCATTCTACTATTTCCTGTCTGGTGGAGCTGGTGTGGGTAAATCCCATCTTGTCAAATCACTATATCAAGCAGCACTAAAATATTACAACTCAAAAGCTGGCGAGGACTTTAATGAGGTAAAAATATTATTGCTTGCACCAACTGGAAAGGCTGCTTTTGGCATCAAAGGTAATACAATACATAGTACTTTTGCAATTCCAGTCTGCCAATCGCTAAAGAATTACAAACCTCTTGACTCAAGCAGACTTAACACCCTTAGATGTAAACTACATGCTGTAAAACTAATATTTCTAGATGAGATTTCTATGGTAGGCAATACTATGTTTAatatacaaataaataatagactAAAAGATATAAAGGGTAGCAGAGAATTCTTTGGAGGTGTAAGCATCATTGCATTAGGTGACTTGTTTCAGCTCGAACCAGTCATGGATAGCTATGTCTTTaagaacatgaaaaatgcaGAATATGCAGCTCTTGCCCCGAATATATGGCAGGAACTTTTCACAATGTTTGAACTAGATGAAATTATGAGACAAAGAGACAGTAAAGCATTTGCTGAAATTCTTAACAGGTTAAGGGAAGGTAACCACACTCCTGAGGACAttgcaaaactaaaacaaagatGCATTTCAGAAAATTGTCCAAATTACCCACTTGACATTCCTCACTTGTTCATACAAAATTCTAAAGTTGACGAATTTAATAACAAAGTTCACTTGGCAGCAACTGGTGATAAATATAACATCAGAGCAATAGATAGTGTGATAGGCGCTAACTCTGCGGAACTTAGAGACAAGATATTAAAGCAAATACCACTTGATCCTAGGAAAACTAAGCAGTTAGCTTCAAATCTTCAACTTGCCGCGGGTGAGAGAACAGAACTAGTAGTAAATCTAAGAACTGATGATGGTATGACAAATGGAGCTGGCAATATAATAAAGAGAATACAATTACATGACAGAAATAAACCATCTGGTGTAATATGGGTACAATTTGATCATGCAGATGTGGGAGAAAAAACCAGACACGATAACAAGCATTTGTATGTAAACAATATCGATAGAGCATGGACTCCAATAAAACCTACAACTGTACAATTTGCTGTTGGAAGAACTCAAACAGCTCAAGTTGTAAGAAAACAGTTCCCCCTGAGACCTGCAGCTGCTAAAACCATACACAGATCACAAGGTGATACTGAGACTAAAATAGTTGTTAACTTCAACACTAGAAGAACGATACCTCACATACATTATGTAGGATTGAGTAGAGTAACAACCATTGAAGGACTATATATCACTGACCTTTGCGAAAATAAAATAGCTGTTAATTCTCAAGTAAAAGATGAAATGCAACATTTGCGAACTCACAGACATCTCAAACTTTCTGTTACTCCTATCTATAATACAGACGAGActgcttttaaaatttgtttcctTAACACAAGATCATTACATAGACATATTGAAGATATACGCAAAGACATGAACTATACAAGTGTTGATGTCAATATTTTCTCAGAAACAAGACTGAGTCATTTGGACAAAGATTCTGACTATGCCATAACAGGATATTCTCTATTTAGAAATGACAATTGCTCAACTACTATCAATACTAGGCCTTATGGTGGCACAGCAGTATACAGTAAAACTCCTTTTGCTCCTGGGTATCAACTTTGCAAAAACAGTCATGGAATTGAGATAACTATTATAAAAGTCATCACATATCCAAATCTTACAATCATAGGTGTTTACCGTTCACCAAAAGTACCAGTAACCCAAATGTGTACTGCACTTACACAAATTCTAAATCTGTATATTTCTGAGTACAGTATTTTTATTGGTGATTTTAATGTCAATTGGTTGAACCAAAAAGACATAACTCATCTTCATAACTTATTTATAACACAAAATAATTATAGACAATTAGTATCATGCTATACTACTGATAACAGAACCACAATTGACCATATCTATACTAATTTGCCTGAACCAGAAGTCACTTTTCACATTTTAGAAACTTATTTCTCTGATCACAAAGCAATATGTgcatccattcaaccaaaaacTTTGTACTAATTTATTGTTCTAAAACAAATCTAGAAGAATATTATTAAGTATTATTACATGTATTAACAAACGCTGGATAATACTACACAATAAATTATATTGTTATTTTAGTATActattaaattataaatttggTACATATGGAATAAATGCCTATGGTTCTAATGGCAGATCTACTTAAAAGGGGTGGGGGGTTGGGCAGTGGCCAGAGGTTAAAAAGGCCCTGACCCATGTTTGTACCCCCATTCTTATTAAAGGCCAGAAGGATTGGGAAATGTCTTGGCAACCCACCTTGAAAAGACGACTACACCTGTGACTAGCAACATTGACATTTATTCCATGATCACTATAAATTTGAAGCATATGTCAGGTCATaggtaagtatttttttttaggttatgAGAAAACGGTTCTAACGATGTTGGAACAATGTTTGAtttcattcctttttgtttCCTCAGCTTTTCTTGTGTAGTCGACcatggaagaagaaaaaacacagCATCAAACTTCTGTCACAGGCTATTTGCACAATGTGTCACCTATTAGgacaagcaacaaaacaaagtacTTTGACATGCAAATTCAAACTGGTGAAGATGAAGTAAAACGTGGTGTATGCTTCTCTCCTCCACGCGTACAGGAATTCACCAAACACAGTAACAGCAAAAGTCCAGTTAAGATAACCAAATTCCGCTTTGATAAAGGCTCAACAAGTGTCTGCATGGGACCTGATGTACAAGTTGATAAACTAGACAAAGTTgactttgaaaggaaaattttgCCACAAACGCTGAACCTGTCATTACTTAATTCAGTGTTTGACGGTCAGCTTATCACCATAAAGGCAAAAGTGATCAACCTAACAGCTGTCTCCAAGTTTACTAGTTCCACATCAGGTGTTCTAAACAAGGCTGAAGCTGATCTGCTTGATCCCCATGGATCCGCCAAGCTGACGTTATGGGGGCATTTCACCTCGCAAGTGATGGAAGGCAACACCTATCAATTTACTAACTTAAGAGTTAGGAAAGATAACCACAACATTTACCTCAACACTGCAAAAACTGGCTGTGAGATTGTTGAAGCAGTTCCCTTCAATGAACCCCTTTGCCTTACAAATGTGCTACCAGCAACGTCAACATCTACATCTATCACAGCTAAAATTATCGGAATAAAAGACACAAACCACTACATGTCCTGCTGCAATTgtaacaaaaaaatatcgtCCCTAGAGACAAAAAATGTAGACTGCACAAACTGTGGTCTCAAACAAAGAGCAGCTTCTTGCAAAAAACATTGGTACATTCAAGCTATGTTTCAACATGAAAAAGGAACACTAAACCTAACACTGTTTGCTGATGCATTGAAACAACTGCTTGAGCTTTCCAATGATAAATTGAAGTCAATCACTAACGATGATCTGGAGGATGAATTCTTGTCGTACAGTAACACAGAAGTTTCTGTAACttataataacaaaacaaaaatcatcttgaacattgaaaaacagCAGTAAACAAACATTGTTtgaccatgcattaaaacaagTTTTTGAGCCTCCCAGTGATAAATTTAAGTATATCACTAACGATGATCTGGAGGATGAATTCTCGTCGTACAGTAACACAGACGTTTCCAGCATGTTAACGTTGAGTTAAATTTTAAAACATAGCACTTGTCTGTCAAGCATGTTAACATTTAGTTACATTTTATGAGACAAAGCACTTGTCTGTCAAGCATGTTAACGTGGAGTTAGATTTTATGAGGCAGCACTTGTCTGTCAAACACGTTGAGTTAAATTTTATGAGGCAGCACTTGTCTGTCAAACACGTTGAGTTACTTTTTATGAGGCAGCACTTGGCTGTCAAGCACGTTGAGTTAGATTTTATGAGACATAGCACTTGTCTGTCAAGTATGTTAACTATTGTATTAAACACAAAGTTCAGTTTATcctctgtcattttttttttggctcaggGACAATGGGGTCCTATTTCACCAACCACTCTGCACTATACAATAATAGCTAGTTGCCTTATTACAAACTTAACAATGCCCACATTTTCCTACAGTGCACAAGAGAACACGTCATATCCAACAATAACTTTCAAATAGCAGacatgtacgcattgcgtacctattttttttgtcagtcaTCAAAATGCAGCATTACAAGGTGACTTTAGATTACCTGCTTTGATATTGTGAGTAATGACAACAAGTGACATTTGCCAGGCAGGATCAGGTGCTCCGAAACGCCtgctaaaaaaatgtttttttcttgctcCATCTCTGTTTTATTAACAGATGACTGGTAAATGACATATGACCCTCCTGATGTTAGACTAGACAACAACCTCACCGGAGAGGATGAGCACTTGGTGAAACGTGCGGCAGTCCACCGGAATAATGTGCTTGGAGATATTATTTCCTGCTACACGACATGATTTCCAGAGAAGTGAATTTCAAAGTGTTGCCCACATTCTTGTGGCTAGATTACCACACATAGGGAACTTTTCTGTCGTTTTATCAAGAGCATATGCTGGTTCCTGTTTGCTTCTTGAAGAGATGCTCTCCACAGAGTGGTTGTTGGAGTCCTTTCATCCATACATCCCAAAAGATGAAAGTGAAAGTTTGAAGAGAGGTCTCTGCGATGAATATGAAGATACATCCACAGATGATGAGATATTAGATGTTCTGTGTACCTACAAGTGCTACAGCAGAGTTGAAAAGGCCACCTTGATAAAAAGTGTTGAAGAAATAGTGCACTAAAAACTTGATCCAAAAACCAGGATATGTGGCTAATCTGTGGCACTGTATTTAAGGATTTAACCAGTTTAGCAAAACTGTGTGGAGCCAAACTGCCTTCACCTAAGAAAGTGTGCAGGCTGTTTGAAGCCAAGCCAGTTGATGATGGTGAGAGGGAGTGCTTTGACCACTTCAAGAGATTTGTCCAGTCTCTGGAGGACAACCTTCTCAATTGTCTTCTACAGTTTGTTACTGGCACCAATATTCTTTCTGTACATGAGATACAAGTAGCATTTACAGCAGATGAGGGTGCTATGAGATGTCCAAGGCAACATACTTGTGCTCCCCTTCTGGTTATACTATCACCCTAGAAATACCACAGTGAATTCTCTGAAGAGTTCAGTAATATACTCAATCAAGGACCTGCTTAGTCTTTAATCAGTGAAACGTTCCAACAATTACAAAAAGATCAActcttctacttgaaaagagCAGAAAAATTAACTTCCTGCATTtatttttcatagaacaacatgCAAAACAGCGCAAAATGAGCACAAAAAAGGTATCTTTTTTCGGTTAGAAGCGTTCCTATCAAAAGAGCAAAAAAGGTAGCTTTTTTGGGGTTACAAACAATCTCATCAAAAGTGCTAAGAAGGTACCTTTAAAAATAAATGACACTTGAATTCAAATCCTACTGATTGACaaactattataattattgcgTCATGCATTATTGGCATATTTTTCGACCTAGGTACGTACATGGACGATGGTCTACTATGTGGAATCATCGCACTAAAAAAAAAGGCCctcttttcagccaatcaaaattgagaaacTAAACTAAAGACATCCGAAAATACTGGCTACCATCCAAACGGATGAAATAGCTAAAGGGCTAAAAGTTAACGACCAGCTAGTCGCATATGCGACTAGGTTTTTGGCTGTGCACCTAAAAAATCATAAGTGGTCGCACCACTGGGCCTTAAAAGGCAAAGTACAGTGCGACTTCTCTAGACCTTACTGACGGTACTCGTACTCACCTGACCATACTCTAATGTACTCCGATTgataaatataaatgtaaaaatTCATATAACACAGCCATGCACCAAATAATAAAGTTGTACAATTTCTTCTTTCATCGGCGTGTTCTATTTGTCATCTTTAAGCCTAATTTCCCAGTCCGGGATTCTCCGTACTCAAACCTTTATTTCTTCCCACGTTCTGTGTTGTAAACAACTCCGCTGACACATGCAAATGAAGGAATGAAGCAAGAGCATGTGCATCTTGTGCAATTGATGATCATGTCAAAGTTTTAGTTCGAAGGTCAAAGAAGTCTGTGTCAAGAGGTTAGTGCATGTCTAAAAAAAAGCAATCTGGATTAAGGGCCTTTTTTCCTTCAAGGTAAGAAAGTCAGTAAATTAACGATTATTAGTCAATATATCACAATTAAGTCATTCTCCATTCAACAAACTTAACTTGTGCCATGCTCATttgcaaaacaataatttctatCAACAGCCGGCCTTCACTTTCAAATACTAATACAGAAAGTATATCCTCAAACAATCCAACGGGTACTTTATCAGTCAGCAAGAATGACGATGAGCCAGCGACTAAGAAAAGAAAGCGATATAAATTTCAGAGATCGTATTTGTAGGAATTTGATTGGCTAGAGTggaattcagaaaaaaaaattgatgcgCTGCAAATACTGTAAAGCTTTCCCGATGCATGTATCTTCACTCTTAGTCAATGAATGCAACAACTTTAAACGCGAAACACTTGCCAAGCATTTGCAGGGTATTAGAGCCACATCTATTGCAGGGACTGTTATTTTGCCCGTAGCGGTAAATCAAAAACAGTAACGCAGCATAAAGAACTTCCGGAAATTTTCGCCAGACAGGAAACAGCCCAGCGGAAAGACCTCCAGCGAGAgcttgaaatcaaattcaatgaAGCTTATGCAATAGCGAAAGAGGAACTTCAATTCACAAAGTACCGGCCTCTACTTTTGCTACATAAAAAGAATGGAGTTAACATCAGTCCAACGTACGACAATGACGTCAAATGTGCAGGATTCATTTCTTCCATCCGTCACAGCATGAAATCTGACCTTGGTGACCTGATGAAATCAGCAAAGTATGCATCTCTGATCATTGATGGAGACACTGACATATCAATCAAGGAATGTGAAATGATTTATGTGCGTATCCTAGAAAATGGCAAGCCTGTCAATGGATTAATTGGACAACAAGAAGTGGAACACGCCCATGCTGCAGGTGATTATGATGTATTGTGTTTACATGAATTATTCTCAATATTTAAAAAAAGGCAAGCCGGCCACTATGTTGTGGGAGACTAGGTACCTATCATTTAAATCACACTACGGTATTTTTAATTACTATCTTTGCGATAATAATCAACGGCAACCTTTTACCTTGATGATAATGTTTATGACATTACTTTATTCATCTCGACCAGGCGTACTAGCTGTCATGAAAAATGCGTTTAGTGGCCTTGTTGAAGGTGGCCTTCCAAACTGGACACAAAAGGCAGTTTCTCTCGCCTCAGATGGTGCCTCTGTCAATGTTGGCATTCGCAATGGTGTGATTGAGCTTTTCAAGACTAAAGCTGGCAATCATGGCATTCCATTCCAGTGCATGGCACACAGGTACCTTAACAAGGCCAGTGAAAGTTTATTGTTCAAGTCGTTTTGTTTCACTTTGCGAATAAATGGTTTATgatttgtgtgtgtgtcaaagGTTCATTCGTGATCATACAAATATGCCGTATATTCTCGTTTTTGAAAACTTACCACAGCTACTATATGTTCACAGCCACACTTTTCAATATGTTTTGAAGGTTGGAACTGGCAATGCTTAAAACCCAGAAGGAGGTAAAAATGGTTGAAAATACTCTTCATCACAGTGCGAAGTCTCGTCGTGAGCTTAATCCTTTGGGGACGAAGTTGGGAGCTAATATACGCGTTGCGAGCAATGTTAAAGGAACACGTTGGGTACCCCATGTGCAGAGGGCTTTAGAAGTTTTCCTGACGGGAATCAGAAAAGACGGGGGCCTAAGTGAAGATCATGGTCAGTTTGCTGCAACATTTCTCCGCATGGAGAATCTTTCCGAGACGTCAAAAAATGCTGACATCAAGGGTAGGGCAAAAAAGGTATGTAACAAATATACAATTGAAATTTTCATCCAGCCATTCCCAGTTACGCTATCGCTTTGTCTCATTACCTTATTTTACAGTCCACATTTTCCTTTACTTTCAGCTTGTGAAGACTATGAAGAAAGTACACTTTGTCGCCTTGTCATTTCATTTCAGATAATTTCTGAACTAAGCAAGAGCCTGCAAAAAAATGATTTGATACTACCTATGGCCATCACTGCTGTTAGAAGAACCGTGGATCAACTAGAAAACCTCCTTGTGTGGCCAAAGAGGAATGGTCACTCAAGTGCGTTCCTAACTGCTCTCCAGGCGCAGGTGGAAGGacaagatgatgatgatgatgaagatgcaAATAGATCTGCTAAATTTCAGGTGAAATATTTGTATACTGTCTTTCTGTTCTGCTGCAACTTACATGTTGTCTTTTTCTAAGTTCTTTTCCATGATTCTTCTAGGGAAAAACTTTGTCTCGTAATGCTTAAGACCTCACAGATCAGACCATTCACTACCCCGAACGGCACATAAAGCAGACAGTGCAACTTACAGTGCATGAGATACAGCAACGATTCTCCGCCTTACTAGGAGATACTGGGGACACGGAAGCAGGGGGTACCCCTGAAGATGTAAGATGCCTGAATGTTATCTTCAACCATGACAGCTGGCCGGAAAGTTCTTCTAACCTAgcaaagtttggtgaaaaagaGGTTGACTTCCTTTTGTCATTCTTTAGAAGGATACTATTAAGGTACATGTATTTAAGATGGTCTGCCAATTAAAGTAATTGTAACATTTTACATAACATGTGATTGCAGTGGTTTTGGGTTCACAATTGCCCGTCCGTGTTATTCTCTAAAGTTATTTAAGAACTAACTATTAGTTTAAGTTATTTAAGAACTAACTACTTATTTAAGAACTAACTACTTATTTAAGAACTACTAACCTCTTTACTCTAAAGTGTGCAAGAACGTCTAAGTGGAGCCTCATCTCCAGCCATTGGACAATGAAGTAGTGAACTTAAAATCAGCCACAACAAGTTCCGACGCGAGATTGGATGTGAAGGCTGGTGGCTTCTGGTCGCGCGGAGTGACAGCATTTTTCGATGTTAGAGTGTCGCATGTCAACTCCAAGACTAACCAGGGGAAACCAACTGCAGCAATTTTCAAGGAACAGGAGAGCGACAAGAAGCGAAAGTACCAACAAAGGGTGCTAGAAGTCGAGATGGGCTCCTTTACCCCACTTATTTTTGGAACCAACGGCGGGATGGGCGAAGAATGCAAAATGTTTATGAAGTATTTGGCAGAGAAGGACGTTGAAGGTTACCCAATTGTTATTAGCTGGCTCAGGACCAggatttcttttgaaatattaAAGTCTGTAAATACTAGCATTAGAGGATCGCGCCAGCCcttttttagaagagaaggtgTAGATGATTTTAAAGTAAATTGTACAGCTGCTGACCTActtttatgaaataattttatatttgtaaCCCCCTTCcctgaaatttttaaatctttatattttttatattttaattgaaTGAATATTGTAGATCtaagttaatttaatttttagagACAGCTTTTTtgtaattaaataaaatctttTTGAGAACGTTTCTCTTGAGCTTACTTCCTTTTAGTTTGGTCATTTTTCGTTAGAAATGGATGTGACCCCACAAGAGTACAAACTGAGTTCTCCAATTTCATGACATTAGTCCGTGGTACCTTTCAGGACAAATCAATCTCTGCttccaacttttgctcacaaAGGATCCCTACAAGGAAGATGTGAAGGTATACATCAAAATGTCCTATCTTGGTGGTCTTAACACAAAGAAATGCTCCAAGGCATACAATGTCCAAGAATTATATTCACTTTGTTGTTTAGTCAATAACTGCTGTGAATTATATGAGCTGTCAGAATGTAttacttaaagtgccactgaaacgaaatttttgtatgctCTTCTAttcgcccaatctatag
The nucleotide sequence above comes from Acropora muricata isolate sample 2 chromosome 12, ASM3666990v1, whole genome shotgun sequence. Encoded proteins:
- the LOC136893329 gene encoding uncharacterized protein: MRSTEQGVPQNNSPKRKRSAYMRKYRKSAKTAKSLPCQITTCEKNIEDQSKSSQEMDTSEAIQAKAKKIENLILKFHGIVSHGPLYICSCCDQLWYKHSVSLAGKLINSNPAAKRYLHQRKSVNNQEWLCKTCRSYLVKNKVPSVALLNGMQFPVKPDFFDLNELECRLLAPRLAFQKLMQAPRGRQFKIHGNVVNVPAEVSDTVNMLPRLPSETGTIKVNLKRRLQYKSSALSLNVRPQKVVQAANWLIGNSSLYKQEGITLNQNWGTQCSDNSLIDDSNIEDQNQQLSKDVNKSGGTNIHTDTNCNEMFESEDEWSEDEAEIPAGVTDTMLTKTDFIEDNETRNILNVAPGEGNKPLSIFRDQHSEELAYPGIFLGQKRPENKDRLVKVHYSDICKSELRRSDRRAAMCVENIFFKAKKLQMKILLGKSQVALRKCKGNSRSLNAGQLKCEGAIERLIHLDEGFQFLRALRGSPPYFEKAKKDLFAMIRQLGPASLFCSFSSAETQWTHFLKILRQLVDDKEYSIAELENMNWDDKCRLIQSDPVTCARHFDYQISQFITNFLLNKAQPLGKISDWFYRVEYQQRGSPHIHMLIWLEGAPVFGVDDDVLVTNFIDNIISCQWPDNNTELQKLVNRQIHRHTHTCKKKSKNECRFNYPQPPMRATEILYPLEKDTSPCKMKQLKETWKTIKKQLNDLKEGEFMTFEELLLKLKVTESDYRLAVRSSLNSPTVFLKRQPNELRVNNYNPACLQAWRANMDIQFILDVYACAMYIVSYISKAQKGMSELLRQACAEARKGNSSIKQQVRDIGNKFLNSVEISAQEAVYIILQLPMKKSSREVLFINTAPPNERVQLLKPINDIKEMEDDCEDVYSTGLLQRYVNRTASLEHLTLADWAAWYDSCGKPYVRKSFINDLDNLPLETANDDENDDELCNENTITDKKNKKRSKSRVIRCVWFNKEKDPEKHYRELIMLFTPWRNEEKDLLGSCSSYQARFFLVKDIISKQMEQYVICSDALDKVQEQMIGLDENVEKYDSIAPFTQNVEYQDEAEGLQDLHPDFNENYDLSDDVGIPSTATNTEPLILNELQDQDYRQLVQTLNKKQKEFFYHILHLIKTSDKPFYYFLSGGAGVGKSHLVKSLYQAALKYYNSKAGEDFNEVKILLLAPTGKAAFGIKGNTIHSTFAIPVCQSLKNYKPLDSSRLNTLRCKLHAVKLIFLDEISMVGNTMFNIQINNRLKDIKGSREFFGGVSIIALGDLFQLEPVMDSYVFKNMKNAEYAALAPNIWQELFTMFELDEIMRQRDSKAFAEILNRLREGNHTPEDIAKLKQRCISENCPNYPLDIPHLFIQNSKVDEFNNKVHLAATGDKYNIRAIDSVIGANSAELRDKILKQIPLDPRKTKQLASNLQLAAGERTELVVNLRTDDGMTNGAGNIIKRIQLHDRNKPSGVIWVQFDHADVGEKTRHDNKHLYVNNIDRAWTPIKPTTVQFAVGRTQTAQVVRKQFPLRPAAAKTIHRSQGDTETKIVVNFNTRRTIPHIHYVGLSRVTTIEGLYITDLCENKIAVNSQVKDEMQHLRTHRHLKLSVTPIYNTDETAFKICFLNTRSLHRHIEDIRKDMNYTSVDVNIFSETRLSHLDKDSDYAITGYSLFRNDNCSTTINTRPYGGTAVYSKTPFAPGYQLCKNSHGIEITIIKVITYPNLTIIGVYRSPKVPVTQMCTALTQILNLYISEYSIFIGDFNVNWLNQKDITHLHNLFITQNNYRQLVSCYTTDNRTTIDHIYTNLPEPEVTFHILETYFSDHKAICASIQPKTLY
- the LOC136893330 gene encoding uncharacterized protein, whose product is MEEEKTQHQTSVTGYLHNVSPIRTSNKTKYFDMQIQTGEDEVKRGVCFSPPRVQEFTKHSNSKSPVKITKFRFDKGSTSVCMGPDVQVDKLDKVDFERKILPQTLNLSLLNSVFDGQLITIKAKVINLTAVSKFTSSTSGVLNKAEADLLDPHGSAKLTLWGHFTSQVMEGNTYQFTNLRVRKDNHNIYLNTAKTGCEIVEAVPFNEPLCLTNVLPATSTSTSITAKIIGIKDTNHYMSCCNCNKKISSLETKNVDCTNCGLKQRAASCKKHWYIQAMFQHEKGTLNLTLFADALKQLLELSNDKLKSITNDDLEDEFLSYSNTEVSVTYNNKTKIILNIEKQQ